A segment of the Bordetella flabilis genome:
TTGCTTGCCACGCCGTACGCCTTGCAGTCCTTGGGCTCGCATCAGGCGCTCGACTGTGCAGCGGGCCACTGCCACGCCTTCGCGGTTCAGTTGCCGCCAGACCTTGTCGGCGCCGTAGACCCGGTGGTTCTCCTGCCAAACCCGCTGGACATGGGCCTTGAGTTGCTCGTCGCGCCGGGCGCGGTCGCTGCGCCGTGACGGATCACGCAGCCGCGCGGCATGACGCCGATAGGCCGACGGGGCAACCTGCAACACCTTGCAGATCGGCTCGACCCCGTAGACCTCGCGGTGCCGGTCGATATAGGCCTTCACGACTTCAACTTGCGGTCGAGCTTCGCCTGCGCGAAAAAAGCGCTGGCTGTGCGCAGGATGTCATTGGCACGGCGCAGTTCACGGTTCTCCCGCTCCAGCTCCTTGATCCGCTCCCGCTCGCTGGTCGTGACGCCTTCGCGCTGTCTGCTGTCGACTTCGTGGCGTTTGACCCAGTTCAGCAACGTCTGCGCCGAGCAGCCAATCTTCGGCGCGATGGATTCGACTGCCACCCACAGCGACGGATACTCGCCGCGGTGCCCCTGCACCAGCCGCACGGCACGCTCGCGCACTTCAGGGGAAAATTTGTTCGCGTTGTTCTTGCTCATGGCTCCATTCTCTCAAGAGTCGGAGCCTCCGCAAAACCCGGGGCGATTCAGCCACCGTTGGGTCCCGACGTCGGGGAAAAGATCTTCACCACGTTGTACATCCCTGGATCGAACTTCGCTATGGCGAGCGCCTGCTCCAGGTACGGTGACGCGACCGGGTTCGAACGCATTGCTCGATAGTGTTCGGCGCTTTGCCATTGCGCGTACATGGTCACTTTCGTGCCATCGACGCTACTATGAAGAGCGGCGGAAATGAAGCCTGGTACGTGGCGCACAGATGTATCGGTGGCACGTGCAAGCAGGTTGACGAGCTCCTGTTGATTCGCTGGCTCGACCGTGAATACATTAATAAGAGTAACGAATTCGGTATTTTCGGTAATCGTGGTCATGTAGATTTTCTCCATTTAAGGTTTCTATACAACGTGGCGCGGGTTTGTCCAATGAACTAGCTATGCTGCATCCGTTCACGGGTACATAATTACCCGGCCAAAGGCCTGTCTGGACATCACGTAGGCGTGTGCGGCTTGGGCTTCTTGCAATGGAAATTTCTTATCAATTACAACTTTCAGCTCCCCCGTCGCAACACGCTCCAATAAACTATGCACGTTTGCATGAGTACGAACGTGCTCGGAGTCCAACAGCGTAGGAAAGAAGACGCCATGAAGGCTCTGATTTCACCGCCAAAGGCTTACCGGGTCGAGCTTGTCCTGATTTCGGCCAGAAACTCCAACCGTAATAATCCGCCCTCTATATGCCAACGCCTGCACTCCACGCACCAGGGTACTTCCGGCGACGCTGTCGAGAATAAGGTCTACACCTCGGCCATCCGTCAGTGCCGCGACCTCTTTCACAAAATCATTTGTGACGTAATTTATTCCGGCCGTCATGCCATAGGACTTCAGACGCGAAAGGCGTGCGTCATCTGACGCGGTGGCATACACGATAGCTCCGGCACGATGGGCCAGTTGGATCGCGGCCAATCCTAATGCACCTGCTCCTGAATGAATCAGTACCGACTGTCCGCTGACTAAATCGCCTGCGCCAAAAAGGCACTCGTGTGCAGTGCCCCACGCGACAGGTACGGCGGCGGCGATAGTCATATCGAGGGAGTGGGGAATCAGCCATGTATCCGCGGCTGGCGTCGCCACTCTTTGTGCGTGCGATCCCCATGAAAGAACTGCTACAACACGGTCTCCCGGCTGGCGATCGCGTACGTTCTCCCCGATCGCCTTGACTATCCCTGCGCACTGATAGCCGACAATGTGCGGAATACGTACCAGAGGACGAATTTCTCGATTGATTAGATCGCCTCCTTCTATGGAGATGGCTTGTATCTCTATCAGTACGTCGTCAGGACCACATGCCGGTTCATCAACCGTTTCATAGCGGAACACATTCGGCGATCCATTTCCATAATACACGGCAGCCTTCATTATCATTCTCCTTGGATTCGACGATTACTGTGCCGCGATGGGAACGATCGAGCTGATCCGCCAGCCGGCCGCGGTGCGCACCGCTGTATTGACCCAGCGAAACGTGCTCAGGTTAAGCGGCTAATGCAAACGCCTCAGCCGGTGTCTTCATTCCAAGCGCTTGGTGCGGGCGCCGATGGTTGTAAAAGCGTATCCAGTCACCAATCACACGGCTGGCGTGCTGGATGGTCTCAAAGCGGTGGCGATGTACACATTGCTCCTTGAGCGTGCGGATTACCCGTTCGACCATACCGTTCTGCTGAGGGCAATGCGGCGTGATGAACTCCTGGCGCAAGCCGTAGCTGCGTACGAGCGCGGTGTAGCAGCGCGAGGTGAAGACCAGTCCGTTGTCCGATCGGAGCAAGAACGGCGTCGGCACGCGACCTAGCGTTCCGAAGCGGGCGATCAGGGCATGTTCCAGGGCGCTGCCC
Coding sequences within it:
- a CDS encoding IS3 family transposase (programmed frameshift), whose product is MSKNNANKFSPEVRERAVRLVQGHRGEYPSLWVAVESIAPKIGCSAQTLLNWVKRHEVDSRQREGVTTSERERIKELERENRELRRANDILRTASGFFRAGEARPQVEVVKAYIDRHREVYGVEPICKVLQVAPSAYRRHAARLRDPSRRSDRARRDEQLKAHVQRVWQENHRVYGADKVWRQLNREGVAVARCTVERLMRAQGLQGVRRGKQLRTTIADDAAGRPLDWVNRQFRANRPNQLWVSDFTYVSTWQGWLYVAFVIDVYARRIVGWRVSKSMTNDFVLDALEQALYARQPGNDGSRTHHSDRGSQYVSIRYSERLAEAGIEPSVGSRGDSYDNALAETINGLYKAELIHRRAPWKTRESVELATLEWVAWFNHKRLHSSIGYIPPAEAEANYYNQLGKTADEALLL
- a CDS encoding antibiotic biosynthesis monooxygenase family protein is translated as MTTITENTEFVTLINVFTVEPANQQELVNLLARATDTSVRHVPGFISAALHSSVDGTKVTMYAQWQSAEHYRAMRSNPVASPYLEQALAIAKFDPGMYNVVKIFSPTSGPNGG
- a CDS encoding zinc-binding dehydrogenase; protein product: MHSLLERVATGELKVVIDKKFPLQEAQAAHAYVMSRQAFGRVIMYP
- a CDS encoding quinone oxidoreductase family protein; protein product: MKAAVYYGNGSPNVFRYETVDEPACGPDDVLIEIQAISIEGGDLINREIRPLVRIPHIVGYQCAGIVKAIGENVRDRQPGDRVVAVLSWGSHAQRVATPAADTWLIPHSLDMTIAAAVPVAWGTAHECLFGAGDLVSGQSVLIHSGAGALGLAAIQLAHRAGAIVYATASDDARLSRLKSYGMTAGINYVTNDFVKEVAALTDGRGVDLILDSVAGSTLVRGVQALAYRGRIITVGVSGRNQDKLDPVSLWR